Proteins from a single region of Candidatus Leptovillus gracilis:
- a CDS encoding NACHT domain-containing protein: MPDPIAITAVLGLITSKVLDTLADKGMEKAADAAMAKLQGDKVKNAFRLALGEAIRRYATVGTRFTIAAPLLAQDGPLTEQSVAEELAQILRFDREPNYRLIGDRWKASIENPPKWIDFTSQAEIFANCLRDELKASEVFGVTMERRMIDGINDNVAVLVEALHSIVDDLNELCSMMDAPISELILAIAGSSFRIQEQARDFTWYIKDKTRDFVGRQFVFDRVNAFTQANPQGYFIVRGDPGIGKTALAAQWVKTHKSPHHFNIRSIGINNSEVFLRNICAQLIAAYKLEHYSLPPDIAQDGGFLIHLMNEVSEKLETGERVVIVIDALDEVEDQGSISGRNLLCLPHKLPKGVYILVTTRRTDLHMRIECEQETLDIEQNQKENIEDVKLYIESKLGLFGIQKYLIDQGIDKAVFVESLAEKSQGNFMYLTYILRDINHGVYEDTSLEKLPIGLTNYYEDHWGRMRQHSETGWLTYKLPIVIALSIVREPVSIELISAFSNVKDYRQIRSVLLEWQQFLYEQKIVCNEMLQKRWRLYHDSFREFIASKDEVEGEHVSLRKAYGIMVDAVWSDEAFSQNSSA, from the coding sequence ATGCCTGATCCGATTGCTATCACCGCCGTTTTGGGTCTTATCACCAGTAAAGTGCTTGACACCCTCGCCGACAAAGGAATGGAGAAAGCTGCCGATGCTGCCATGGCCAAGCTTCAGGGAGATAAAGTCAAGAATGCATTTAGACTGGCTTTAGGTGAAGCGATCCGACGTTATGCTACCGTTGGAACTCGTTTTACAATCGCCGCCCCATTGCTTGCACAAGATGGACCATTGACAGAACAATCCGTTGCCGAAGAGTTAGCACAAATTCTACGCTTCGATCGTGAGCCAAATTACCGACTGATTGGGGATCGTTGGAAGGCGTCTATTGAAAATCCTCCAAAGTGGATAGATTTCACTTCACAAGCGGAGATTTTTGCAAACTGCCTTCGAGATGAATTAAAAGCAAGCGAGGTGTTTGGGGTCACAATGGAGCGGCGTATGATTGATGGGATTAATGATAACGTCGCTGTATTGGTTGAAGCCTTACACAGTATAGTTGACGATCTGAACGAATTATGCAGCATGATGGATGCGCCTATAAGCGAGCTTATCCTAGCTATTGCGGGTTCTAGTTTTAGGATACAGGAACAAGCACGGGACTTTACTTGGTATATTAAGGATAAGACACGTGATTTTGTGGGCAGGCAATTCGTTTTCGATCGAGTGAATGCCTTCACTCAGGCTAATCCACAAGGCTATTTTATAGTTCGCGGAGATCCTGGCATTGGGAAAACGGCTTTAGCAGCACAATGGGTAAAAACTCACAAGTCTCCCCATCATTTCAATATACGTTCAATAGGCATCAATAATTCAGAAGTCTTCCTCCGAAATATCTGCGCTCAACTGATAGCTGCATACAAATTAGAACACTATTCATTACCTCCAGACATCGCTCAAGATGGTGGTTTTTTGATTCACTTAATGAATGAAGTTTCGGAGAAGCTTGAAACAGGTGAAAGAGTTGTAATAGTGATTGACGCCCTTGATGAGGTGGAAGATCAAGGAAGTATTTCTGGCAGGAACCTGCTATGTCTCCCGCATAAACTGCCGAAAGGCGTGTATATCCTTGTCACAACCAGAAGAACTGACTTGCATATGCGAATCGAGTGTGAACAAGAGACGCTAGATATCGAACAGAATCAAAAGGAAAATATAGAGGATGTCAAACTGTATATTGAGAGTAAATTAGGCCTATTCGGTATACAGAAGTACCTTATTGATCAAGGAATCGATAAAGCAGTATTTGTCGAGAGTCTGGCAGAAAAAAGCCAGGGCAATTTCATGTACTTGACCTATATACTACGCGACATTAACCACGGTGTTTATGAGGATACGTCTTTAGAGAAATTGCCCATTGGTTTGACAAACTACTATGAAGATCACTGGGGGCGGATGCGCCAACATAGCGAGACGGGTTGGTTAACCTACAAACTGCCTATAGTAATAGCGCTGTCTATTGTTAGAGAGCCGGTTTCGATTGAGTTAATATCAGCATTCTCCAACGTCAAGGACTACAGGCAAATTCGATCTGTGCTGCTTGAATGGCAGCAGTTCCTGTACGAACAAAAAATTGTGTGTAACGAAATGCTGCAAAAACGATGGCGCTTATATCACGATAGCTTCCGTGAATTTATCGCTAGTAAAGATGAAGTTGAGGGAGAACATGTTAGTTTAAGAAAGGCTTACGGGATTATGGTGGATGCAGTATGGTCTGATGAAGCGTTTTCTCAGAATTCGAGTGCTTAA
- a CDS encoding WD40 repeat domain-containing protein — MHYLESCAHSGMVHSISVCHTKNLAITGSEDAEIKVWDLDTARLIRTIRGHTASVSCVSSCLDDTHILSLSSEDDSFRLWEIDSGKLVTTYPALTKNLFNPAVVLKFVVTPDGKNVISTFNDFIKVWNVSNGEPISIFRRHKGLVMSLAISCDGQFVISGAQDREIKVWDIKQGSLYDVIVPKLEIRNPMIGIKPIAVTPNGQCILFSGMGSHDIYMWNNHSKELVRCFQGHSSLISGINITPDNKFILSSSYDCSALLWDFETGNKISAFSVDGPIAASAFSPIENTILLGEKSGQLHFLRLS; from the coding sequence ATGCATTATCTTGAATCCTGCGCCCATTCAGGCATGGTTCATTCAATTTCTGTATGCCACACTAAGAACCTTGCAATTACCGGATCTGAAGATGCTGAAATAAAGGTGTGGGATCTCGATACTGCCAGATTGATTAGAACTATACGAGGCCACACGGCAAGTGTATCGTGTGTTTCTTCTTGTTTGGATGATACCCATATCCTTTCACTATCATCCGAGGATGACTCTTTTAGGCTATGGGAGATCGATTCGGGGAAATTAGTCACGACATATCCAGCGCTTACAAAAAACCTATTTAATCCAGCCGTAGTTCTAAAATTCGTTGTTACACCTGATGGGAAAAACGTCATCTCCACCTTTAATGACTTTATTAAGGTTTGGAACGTGAGTAATGGTGAACCGATAAGCATATTTAGGAGGCATAAGGGATTGGTAATGTCTCTGGCCATCAGTTGCGACGGACAATTTGTGATTTCTGGTGCACAAGACAGGGAAATCAAGGTATGGGACATAAAACAAGGCTCACTATATGATGTAATAGTACCAAAGTTGGAAATTCGCAATCCTATGATTGGTATCAAACCTATTGCAGTTACACCTAATGGACAATGTATTCTATTTTCGGGCATGGGTAGTCATGATATTTACATGTGGAATAATCACTCAAAAGAATTAGTCAGATGCTTTCAAGGACATTCTTCTTTGATATCTGGAATAAATATCACACCGGACAATAAGTTTATATTATCATCTTCTTATGATTGCTCTGCTCTACTCTGGGATTTTGAAACTGGGAACAAAATATCCGCATTTTCTGTTGATGGGCCAATTGCAGCGAGCGCATTCAGCCCGATTGAGAATACTATTCTCTTGGGAGAAAAATCTGGCCAATTACATTTTTTGCGCTTGTCGTAG
- a CDS encoding transposase zinc-binding domain-containing protein — protein MLRTGNWLDTCRRQHPLSYQQTKAVNDILRCRTAALGGYLKQCDSCGQWEIAYCACKNRHCPGCGHFEKAQWLEKQKALLLPCPYYQVVFTIDHVFNPLVRYNQKLLYDLLFQTAARLLKTYGEKYLKGKIGFTIVLHTWGQTIQFHPHIHCMVTGGALVKTKAGGRWRSAHKKYLFPVVALSADFRRAFCQGVRELAQQGKLAWDAAAMGQTIEEMVTAALRQNWEVYIEAPPKGADNRSPETLAEYLGRYRTLSPSATTASAHRARGRHLPLPRQSGRRVEKEMTLPGLEFIRRFAARAAPIALYASAITGCTTARRKPSDDKRGRCWALAGRCQSRPNYICWIGWRHFWRKTRICARIAARGQMRTVREFGPVKGWRGFLARLVGIPGRARPAPV, from the coding sequence GTGCTGCGCACCGGCAACTGGCTGGATACCTGCCGACGGCAGCACCCCCTCAGCTACCAACAAACCAAAGCAGTCAACGACATCTTGCGCTGCCGCACGGCGGCGTTGGGCGGCTACCTGAAACAGTGCGATTCCTGCGGTCAGTGGGAAATCGCTTACTGTGCCTGCAAGAACCGCCACTGCCCCGGCTGCGGCCATTTCGAGAAGGCGCAGTGGTTGGAAAAGCAGAAAGCGCTGCTGCTGCCCTGCCCCTACTACCAGGTTGTCTTCACCATAGACCACGTCTTCAACCCCCTGGTGCGCTATAACCAGAAGCTGCTCTATGACCTGCTGTTCCAGACGGCGGCGCGGCTGCTGAAGACCTATGGGGAGAAGTACCTGAAAGGGAAAATCGGCTTTACCATCGTCCTGCACACCTGGGGCCAGACGATACAGTTCCACCCCCACATTCACTGCATGGTGACCGGCGGGGCGTTGGTCAAGACAAAGGCCGGCGGCAGATGGCGGTCGGCGCACAAGAAGTACCTCTTCCCGGTAGTGGCCCTGTCGGCCGACTTCCGCCGCGCGTTTTGCCAGGGAGTGCGGGAATTGGCCCAGCAGGGCAAGTTGGCCTGGGACGCGGCGGCGATGGGACAGACAATCGAAGAGATGGTGACAGCGGCGCTGCGCCAGAATTGGGAAGTGTACATCGAAGCGCCGCCCAAGGGAGCCGACAACCGCAGCCCAGAGACGCTGGCCGAGTATTTGGGTCGTTACCGCACGCTATCGCCATCAGCAACCACCGCATCTGCACATCGGGCCAGAGGGCGTCACCTTCCGCTACCGCGACAATCGGGCAGACGGGTGGAGAAGGAGATGACCCTGCCGGGGTTAGAATTCATCCGCCGTTTTGCTGCACGTGCTGCCCCCATCGCTTTGTACGCATCCGCCATTACGGGCTGCACCACAGCCAGGCGAAAGCCGAGCGACGACAAGCGCGGGCGTTGTTGGGCGTTGGCGGGGCGCTGCCAGTCCCGGCCAAACTACATCTGCTGGATTGGCTGGCGGCATTTCTGGAGAAAGACCCGAATTTGTGCCCGCATTGCGGCCAGGGGACAGATGCGTACCGTGCGCGAGTTTGGGCCGGTGAAAGGATGGCGTGGTTTTCTGGCGCGGCTGGTGGGCATACCGGGTAGAGCGCGGCCGGCGCCTGTCTGA
- a CDS encoding type II toxin-antitoxin system HicA family toxin produces MNTKQRKTLSAIFADPINGNIEWRSIESLLVAIECQVIEGSGSRVTFILNGQRADFHRLHPGKEALRYRVKDVREFLQRAGVTP; encoded by the coding sequence ATGAACACAAAGCAGCGCAAAACACTTTCCGCAATCTTTGCCGACCCGATTAACGGCAACATTGAATGGCGTAGCATCGAATCTTTACTTGTGGCTATTGAGTGCCAGGTTATTGAGGGAAGTGGTTCACGGGTGACCTTCATTTTGAATGGGCAACGCGCCGATTTTCATCGGCTCCACCCTGGAAAAGAGGCGCTGCGTTATCGCGTGAAAGATGTGCGCGAATTCTTGCAGAGGGCAGGAGTAACCCCATGA
- a CDS encoding type II toxin-antitoxin system HicB family antitoxin, with protein sequence MNEMTYQNYSAKVEYDPIDKIFVGHIIGIRDIVGFHGSTVEELESAFHDAVDHYLEVCEKIGQPPQRSYSGKLTLRIPPEIHMAVATAAEINSKSINQWATDVLKQAAMLEAAS encoded by the coding sequence ATGAACGAAATGACTTACCAAAACTATTCTGCGAAAGTCGAATACGATCCTATAGATAAAATCTTTGTCGGACACATTATCGGAATTCGAGACATTGTTGGCTTTCATGGCAGCACCGTTGAAGAACTGGAATCCGCATTTCATGACGCCGTAGATCACTATCTGGAAGTGTGCGAAAAAATCGGACAGCCACCGCAACGGTCCTATTCGGGTAAATTGACGTTGCGGATTCCGCCAGAGATTCATATGGCAGTTGCCACAGCAGCAGAAATCAACAGCAAGAGCATCAATCAGTGGGCTACTGATGTTTTGAAACAAGCCGCGATGCTTGAAGCGGCTTCGTAG